A single genomic interval of Megalobrama amblycephala isolate DHTTF-2021 linkage group LG17, ASM1881202v1, whole genome shotgun sequence harbors:
- the LOC125251882 gene encoding uncharacterized protein LOC125251882: MYLIVEFEGEGTTGPVAKSWYADGYSWWPPYKDIDRLLKSVKIMETPQPEKGWTRHKTRILHESASFHNVANNWKKASYTSDINSEPEIAGKRIPKKKLCSNHIYSSDDEAPEQPPLKKRKSADKESLPPAPKPPSIPKRTKKKGPVVQPQVLQSRAVNSLSNSFVNQQQCDMEDQQQTWCESLPSFQAPVRVSQPDHHGDGWSVDPPNTQEHTFSVMRPSGDHLGRTQTTVGISQADHHGAGWSVHPPNTQEHTFSVLRPSATVGIPQPDHHGAGWSVDPPNTQEHTFSVLRPSGDCDHQGRTQTTVGISQADHHGAGYGVDPPNTQEHTFSVLRPSGDHQGREQSTSGVRQENPVLRLVPNQCTSVERAILETLEKMDMKINHLTSLVQSLVGNRRFLPPVAVQNDEEDGIFPLASTEDLDRLEQSLSDRGFMQRMVNRLSISGGPTMKKTVWRICTKVFSTNVARQLNWCGRGDKRGIRRTNVGSLLTASAMRNPVLPSPTEAEAEKYIKDFLRLAPGRE; encoded by the exons atgtacctAATAGTGGAGTTTGAGGGAGAAGGGACGACTGGACCAGTTGCCAAGTCCTGGTATGCTGACGGATACTCTTGGTGGCCACCATATAAAGACATTGACAGGCTGTTAAAGAGTGTTAAAATCATGGAGACACCACAGCCAGAGAAGGGGTGGACCCGGCATAAAACAAGAATCCTGCACGAGTCAG catcttttcACAATGTAGCCAACAACTGGAAGAAGGCCAGTTATACATCCGACATAAATTCAGAACCTGAAATTGCTGGAAAAAGGATTCCAAA AAAGAAACTGTGCTCCAACCACATCTACTCATCGGATGATGAGGCACCAGAACAACCAcctcttaaaaaaagaaaaagtgcagaCAAAGAAAGTCTTCCACCAGCACCAAAGCCTCCTTCAATTCCAAAACGCACAAAGAAAAAAG GTCCTGTTGTGCAACCTCAGGTTTTGCAGAGCAGAGCTGTAAACTCTTTAAGCAACT CATTTGTCAATCAGCAACAATGTGATATGGAAGACCAACAGCAGACCTGGTGTGAGAGTCTCCCCAGCTTTCAAG CTCCAGTGCGTGTTTCTCAGCCAGACCATCACGGAGACGGTTGGAGTGTTGATCCACCTAACACACAAG AGCACACCTTTTCTGTCATGAGACCCTCAGGGGACCACCTTGGACGAACGCAGA CGACTGTGGGCATCTCTCAGGCAGACCATCACGGAGCCGGCTGGAGTGTTCATCCACCTAACACACAAG AGCACACCTTTTCTGTCCTGAGACCCTCAG CGACTGTGGGCATCCCTCAGCCAGACCATCACGGAGCCGGCTGGAGTGTTGATCCACCTAACACACAAG AGCACACCTTTTCTGTCCTGAGACCCTCAGGTGATTGTGACCACCAAGGAAGAACACAGa CGACTGTGGGCATCTCTCAGGCAGACCATCACGGAGCCGGCTATGGTGTTGATCCACCTAACACACAAG AGCACACCTTTTCTGTCCTGAGACCCTCAGGTGACCACCAAGGAAGAGAACAGA GTACTTCTGGTGTGAGACAGGAAAATCCAGTCTTGCGTCTGGTTCCAAATCAATGTACAT CTGTAGAAAGGGCCATTCTAGAAACACTAGAGAAAATGGACATGAAGATCAACCACCTGACTTCACTGGTCCAGTCTCTAGTGGGAAACAGGCGCTTTTTACCCCCAGTGGCAGTGCAAAATGATGAGGAAGATGGAATCTTTCCTCTAGCATCCACTGAGGATCTAGACCGGCTGGAGCAAAGTCTGTCAGACAGAGGATTTATGCAGAGAATG GTGAACAGATTATCCATCAGCGGCGGGCCAACAATGAAAAAGACCGTCTGGAGAATCTGCACAAAGGTCTTCAGCACCAACGTCGCCCGCCAACTGAACTGGTGTGGGAGAGGTGACAAGCGGGGGATAAGGAGGACAAACGTCGGGTCACTGTTAACCG CTTCAGCCATGAGGAATCCCGTCCTGCCGTCACCAACAGAAGCAGAGGcggaaaaatatataaaagatttCCTCCGCTTGGCTCCAGGGAGGGAgtaa